The Juglans regia cultivar Chandler chromosome 11, Walnut 2.0, whole genome shotgun sequence genome contains the following window.
GAGAACTTTAACGTTCCACCATGATAATAGGCCGTGCATGTATTCTAATTCCCATATCAGAATAAATATGGTACCGGAGGTCGGGTCCACAACTTTTTATTGGACACAATTACCCTCGTCTGGAAATATAATTGAAATAGAATgagattatataattttaaataagaatcaaatattattagaattttattttttaatattattattattttaaaaattaaaaaaattataataataaaatacgaTAAGATTAAGTGAAAtaatttctatatccaaacctacccttatattattgttgttgttatttatCGCACATGTTCTTGCTCAATTAAgccactttattttttaaattagagaaaatcctaaaaaataaaaaatcttttattttttagtttcaaccattatttcaaattaaataggTGAAATATTGTGCTGTCAACATTTTTACTCAACATAATATtcttgattaaaatatttattatattgttaaacATTGTATAAATCAAATTTCAAGCAATTTAAAAGCAattgttgagatgagattatagatatataaaaagagaaattctatttacagttcCTATTTAAAGACTGCACGTGCAAAcccttcattaaatgaaaaaaaatattattttgatagagatattattatattttaaaaaaattttaaagataaaattaactaaacttGAAATGAAGTCTCCATTTGAGAACTACGTAACATTGCTCTTCCTGAACACTGCTACAATTAATAACAAGGTTTATAGATAACTATGCCATTTGATTATCTATTTAAAAGTCTTTACACTACACACCatcaacataacataacataacataatttaatgtataagattcaaattttaaaattcatctttcaaattaaagGATGTCACGTGATAATGTGCGgtgtaaaaaatttcaaataaaattattctaaccAAATACCCATATTTCCCACAAAACTGAGATTATGTGGAAACTCGGGTTCCCACTACATTCATCTAGGGATAACACATTCGATTAAGTTATAGCTAACAAAATAATACAACCAGATGGGGGAATCTGTCATTGTACTGGATAGGTAGATCTGTGTTACAATGAttacaaaaaacataaaaaataacaaagattacaaaataaaaaataaaaataaaaacgactTTTTAACTACTGTTCAAATGGATTACCTGTTAGAAGTGTTTCTCCACGAGCTTCTATCAAACGCGAAATCTCTTTATCCTAAAATAAATATGCCCAAGAAGAAAATTGGAGCAGTCCCCAAAACAAGTCAATGTTATAATTTCATGAAATGTCGCATCTTTAAGTTTCACTCATCATCATCTGCATAACTGTCGCTTTCAAGAGCAGGAATTCTTCGGAAACGGGCCAAGTATCGAAAATATGATACTTCACTTTTATTTGATGTTACTGATCTCTTCCGCTTGGCTGAAAATCCTTTCGCAGATAATGAATCAAACAAATCTCCCATGTCCATATCCTTTGGGACCCCACTACTTTCATCAGCAAAACTATAAAATCACCCACGACACAAAATATTAGCCACAAAAATATAAATCCTATAAAAGTCCCAGTTGTTTAGATGAAAATGTCTGATTAGTTTCCTACATCAATTGAGAAAGAAGGCCCCTAGGAGGTAAGGGAAGGCATACCGCTCGcgaattattttaaaagcttcTTTTGTTGCATAAGGTAGCCCTGTCTTAGGATCTCGGTACCTACAACATCAGATGACAATTaattgcaaggtgtgatgaggtgaaatataataaaaaacaaaaacaaaaaatttctataTCAAGGGCCAATAGAAGTGAAAATAATCCAGTTTCCTTGGGCGTCAGATGgttcaaaaaaattgtaaggaaattacaaaataatacaGCGTCCCATAACAACTAATCTTCACACTAGTAATTCTGCAAAGCCACAATCTTAAGGCACAAATGGGTATCTTGTTATTTTGGCATGaaaaaatttcttgttttactcCCATCTtactttcatcattttctttgattaaaaaaaaaaaaaaaaaagttactttgGAAAGCACAAATTGGGGGTGAACAGTTACCCAGTGAGTATATACACGAGGATACCCTACCAGAGAAGAGATAATTATGTTCaccgaaaaaaataataatgtcaaTGTAGAGCAAGTTGAAACACTTGGTGGGGAGGGCTTTAAGGGGGGTCCagtcaatattttgaataccgtaccggacgtcgtaccggtcaaggcactggaacgaaatatttcggtaccgataccgtttcggaataacgtttcgggatagtcgatatataaataaattatatatataaattatattccaaaataatagtttatatataaataaattatatataaatacatatatataaaaattataaatagtctagtctgaattaggagttaaaaaataaatttgtagtttgaaaaaaaaaaaaaaacacaggccgaaatatcggccggtaccggccgaaatataggccagtATAGGCCGAAATTTAATCCGGTatggccggtacggccggtattttagccggtacagAACAGATATAGTatctgtaccggccggacggccgaaacgaaaaattttggccgtaccggccggtacggtacgaaatttaaaacacccCTTCAACTTTCCTCATCCTCTTTCCAAccgaataattaaaaataaatccaaaacaGGGGGAGACCCCTTCCCCAATTCATTCCCTAGCCTCTCCCTCCATCAATTAAGGGTTAGTTATTCCTAATAGAACATCGAGGTAAAAGCCACATGTAAGCCAACTGTACTGGTAtagaaatcatcaacaatattaGACAATGCAATCATTTCCAACGGTAATTTCTTTAACAAAAATCATTAACTGCCAAACAAGAAATTGGATCTTACCTGGCAGGCAAACCAGTAACTGCACATACAGCTTTTTCTGGATCtggaaagaaatttaaatagagTAAGTGAATCAATAGCACGGCCATAGAGTACAGAAAAGAAGTCCCTAACAGCCACCAAAGAACGTGATCTGCATCTACATGTGCTTTTAAATGCAAAAACCTTTAgcatatatttattctttttacacCCTATTTTACTTAAGCCCGGAATTAATACTTTGAAAAGGTGGATGAACAgatttaccgatcaaaaaaaaaaaaaagtggatgaaaagaaaagcaaagaaaaaattgaaacaatgAAAGATTGAAACCTTTAATCAATTTAAGCTTTTCTGTAAACcagcataaatattaattttggaaGTAACTGCATCACATGGTTAAGACCTATTCCTATCCTTCCTGGAGCTCCAGGTTTTATGGAACATTTAGGTGTCTAAAAGGCCATTTCAAACTGAATCTTTGCCACCATCATCTTAATAGGCCACTCACTCCAACTGCAGAAAGAAATACAAATTTGTTTCTATGAAACAGAGGCAGAGAAAATGGAATTTCCACAATGACAGCAAAGCCTTCAAATATAACCTGAGATACAACTCTGAAATTATCATCAGACGGTTAAGGTTATTTCAAAAGGCATTTGTAAGATTCCTACATTGTTCAGGCATGGGATCTAAAGGCTCATCTCAACTCCAACAGAATGTATAACTGAATTGTTTGGAGACTCTTCAGCAATTTCACCAACACAATATAGTGCTCACAAGCATGTAAAGTGAAACTCACATGGAACCGACAATGTAGAAATCTCTGACTGAAATGACAATCCTTTACTGAATTCTAAATATGAAGAACCTGTAAGAAAGTTAAAGATGAAGATTAAATTAATCGAAATTGAAATGATatttccaataaaataaaacttcataTATCACTatgttcttttcaaaacaatatGAACACTAGAGAATGAAAGAAAGCTTGCCATCTTTTGAATAATATCGTATCTGTGGACCACTGTAGACAGCTTTATGCACAATTGCTCTTTTCTTAACTTCTTCCTCCCTAGCTAAAACACGCTCCAAGTTCCTCAAGTTCATGATTTCTTCAAAGGTGTCATCAATGTCATTCAAGTTGAGATCGCACAGAAACCACCGTCCTCACAACATCAGACATTTACTTACAAAGTTTCAGGCAATCTACAGATAATCTCCtaaatattgagataaaagtCAAAACCTGTTTGAGCTGCTTCCAAAAGCATCTCTTCTTGGGTCATCCTCTTCTCCTCaccttcttttttcctttttattggCTAACAATGTTGAAAATAGCATTACTATGATGATTTCACcaataacaaaatcaaataaatcaaataaaccaAGGAATGCTGAAAATGAAACTAAGAATTGCAATCACATGTTCAGCAATATGGACCAACTCATTTATGAGAATGTTAAAGAAAAGCAAGTGCATTTTGAAATAACTGGGGCCTTTAGCAAAGTGCAAAGCAAAAGAAATGtgtatctttcatttttttttttttaataggtaatcaagaaattttattcatagaagtaggcgaagcccaagtacacaggagaAATGTGTATTTTTCATACCAGGACAGGCATTTGAGACAGTTAAAATAGTTCAATTCAAACAACTTCAAAGAGGATTGGCCTGAGACCGATCCTATGAGATGCTAATGATAgcataaaaattttggtttcCGTCAGCAACCTTTCGTTCCTCTAtttattccttttctttctcttaacAGAGAAAAACAACCAAAATTGCAGAATAAAGGGAACAAACAATAGGaactcaaaatttgaaaaaaaaaaaaaggaaggataAGATATCTATGAACTTCATAAAAATTGAACTGAAAACATTGTTTCAGTACATGATACTTTAATAATCCCCACAACCAAGTCTATTTGGATTCATCAAGTTAAAGTATCATCACAATCAAAGTGAATGGCTATTAACATCGATTATCATTTCATCTAACCAACAAGCAGCACTTCAATCATGATTCAGAAGTATGTCCAACACGAAATGCAGTGAAAGAACCCCCAAACTGACCTTCATTGTTGCTTGCAGAGCTGCACGTATTGCATCTCTCTCAGCTTGCCTAACAATGACCGAAGTTCTAGTAGATTTCCTCACTGTTCTCTCTCCTTCGTTCTCATCAGGGACATCGTGGTGTTCAGGCGAGGCAGACTTTTGAGTTGGTTTTTCATCCTTGGTACCAGCCTCTAACTTcgaaaggattttctttttctttttctttttcggtACAGGTTTCCCTGGGAAAATTAATCTCTTCTTTGTACGCGTCCTATAAGAAAACCAAACAATAAGAAAcacaaacaaatttttttttgataagtaatgagATGTTTTCTTGATATagaataggcataacccaagtataCATGAAGTATACATGCGATTACACGTAGTTAGGATCTAGcaacagttacaaggaaatcatgaaagttgAGACCATTAAAGTCTATAATATTTGCCCACATAAATagagtcttccagaaaaaacaCTGAAACTCTTCCAAAGAGCGCTCTCGATCCTCAAAATTTTGGTCATTCCTTTCACTCAAGAAACATAAACAAATTATAGTACATAAAGTGTATCCTTGGCTTTAGCCAATAGAAGCTAAACCTGTCATCCGCATCGTTATCTACTTCTTCATCGGGCTCGGGCTCCTAAATAAGACGATAAAGGAATTTTGAGCAGGACTGGAAAAGTAATATCTTAACAGTGATTGCATTACAGATATCATTGACATGAAATATCTTAACAGTGATAGTAATCTCACATCTTCATCGAAGTCGCTATCAAACTCGTCAGCAACCTCTGGCTCTGCTTCATAATTAATATCGTTCTCTTCCTGTAAAACACATAGTATACTTACAATTTTGTTGGCCATTCGAGATTTTCGTAAAATATAGACACGCACACAGAGAAGCTTAATGTGCAAATTTAggcaaataatcataaaaataggcATATTTCTAACTAGATGAACGAAAAGGAAAAGAATCGTGAAGAATGAAACCAAAAAATTGAGACAAATAAATATCGAATCTACATCTTTAAGAGCATCCTGGTTCCAGAACAGCTCATCCTCCTCAACTTCCTCGTCCAGCAACCTGGTCATCCTCTTTCCTCGTGTCGCTCGAGAGCCGCGATCGAGGAAGATAGGGGCCTCTGAGTCTTTTGAGGTTTCCATGGTTCTACTTTTGCTCCTCCAACGCAAGCTCCGAAGGAATTTGAATTAGTTCTACAGCAAAACGgagctagatatatatataaatatatattccgATCGAAATGATAATCTAAAAATCCGGAAGTAGCAGTTCTCGTCCGGGGTTTTATCCCGGCGAGGGACCGATGGGATTTGCAACAGCGGTGGTCCGACGGTTCACGGCGGGGACGTGGTTGGAGCGGAACCAAGTGCGCGTGGCTCGAGTTTTCGATTCAATGGGCTTCGCGACTCCAAAAGCCCTTCTAGATAAATCTAATATCATCGAGTGGATGCGGTTTTATTTTcgttattactttttttttaaaaaatcatttttaattacaCTCGTTCATACAGCATGTTTTAAGGCTTCGTTAGAAATTTAATTCTTCTTAACtcgttataaattttttaaattttaatataaaatataataaataatttaatttttttaaactttaaattaataataataataattaatattttaataatattttatcatctcaattcaactcaattcaacatctaaatacatttcAAATGACTTCTTTGATAATGATTTCATctattaaatacttaaatatatatacatatttaaaatacaacATCTTTTTAATCAATTGACAatactttaaattttttctaagaGAATTACTGATCAAATCTCTCtcaccatatataaaatatatatatatatatatatatatatataacaccaCAAGATATAACAAAACTTATAATGAAAAACGACACCGATAGATAGTAAAACATGagaatcttattattattcaatgataatttatttttaccatTTCCTCTTATAAGATTTTAGGGTTAAAatagtatctatatatatatatatatatttttttttatgagtatgcatTTGGGCAGTTTTTGTTTGGCTCGGTCCGAAACTCAAAAAACTTGATTCATTTGGAGGGTATTCCAATTTCGTATCTGCTCCGAATGCGGATACAATTATATAACATGGGttctaaattaatatatgtacTCATAATCAGTTTCtagagagaaatgatatttgcagtcgtgagtgtgtaagcgtcgtgcaatcgctttgaaaaaagtaaataaatatgagatccacataaaaataaattaattttttaataataaatttcactatttttcaaaacgacatTTACATATTctacaattatatatagcattactcgttctcatattaaaaaaaatactttatagaTTAAATGGTGTCATTTTGTGTTTGTAATCcccatctttaaattttatttttgttttacaaaTCCAGGTGTCCAGTTACAATTTGGATAACTGAATATCTTAGTTTTTATAATTCAGAATCCACCCGAATTATAACCAAGTTAATCTGGATTCTGGACGGGTATTCAAATCGGATTATAAATCCGAATGCGAACAAGTATAGTTGGGTACCTTGATTTGCATCCAAATTTACACCTCCACATTCTTGAATCTGCGACccattttataatctaatatataaattatcaatCTTTAAATAATGTATcatctatttattaaaaattaatggtGTGCTGCACAAGTTCAGTTAAGATTCAATTATCAAATAAttcttatcatttattttttgtctattttaagGATGAAAAATAGATGAACCACGTAACTTGTAATTCGTCCAAGAATTTGTTATTTTCATgagtgcgtttggatgttaaattaagttgaattgagatgataaaatattgttagaatattatttattattattattattattttaaaatttaaaaaaattgaattgtttattatattttgtattaagatttgaaaaaattataatgatgaattgaaatgagttgaagtgAGTTTACTTTCCAAACGAAGCCACTTGTTAAAACagtataatttaaataaattttgatgttaattatttaaataaatacttCTCAAAATgtgattgaaaataataaatttaaaatgcatttcaatttcaaaccGCCTTATTGAAaggagaaataaaaattaaataaaaaattcccgTGAGTGATATAGGCCTATCATTTCGCTAATGAAATTGACACGTTGGATCGGATCACTTGCGTGTTACGGGTTCGATTGTATGCCATGATTTCGCACTGCAAACATTAGTAGAGCTCAGCACCGGACCCAGAAAACCCACCCTCCCACTCCCAGCAAAACTATTACCAATTTACTTGTGTCCTAATTTTTGTGATAGGCTACGATCATGGCCACAACTCTGCCATGGCAACCCCCGCTCCAGTTAAAGCCACGCCACCATATCCCTATGCCCTACCTTACCCGCCAGGCCACTTCTGTCCGCCAATTGGCGCCCATCCGGGCCTTCAGGCGCAGCGACATCGACGGTTTCGCAAGGCGCATGGTCTCCGGTGAGGCCTGGAGGGACGCCTGGCGCAGCGCCAACGACGGATTCGAGCAGCTAGCCTTCGAGACCAAGAAGGCCGCCGAGCGCCTCGACCGCCGATACTCCGTTTCGCGCCGCCTTAGCTCCGTTGCCCGCTCCGCCTCCGAACGCGCCCGCGACATCGACAGGGAGTTCGAGATCGGCCTCCGATGGCGCACTTTCACTATGGACTTCAATAGAAACTTGCCGAGGGTTTGTTCTATCTCCCTTCCATCAACCTGTTACATTTCCTAAATTGTAAGGGGTTCgtttgtttggttgctgaggaGACATTGGAAATGAAATCGAAACTGGAGAATTATGCTGGTTTTTAATTGCGATTAGCTGTGAGAGTGTTTATGTAGGTCTTTCTTTGTACTGTGTTTCATCCAAATGccattatttttctcaattgtgCATTTTAATTGGTTCGAAAGTAGTGGAAACTAATAGTATGAAGTTCACGATCCTTCTTCCTAGTCAGGGAAAGAAAATCactattcctttaattttttttttcagtactcAATATTCTTTTGATTGCCGCTTTTTAAACTTGTTTCAACCCCACTTCCTGTCCAGCTTGCATTTGTTGAGCTTGCCACCAGACGATCGAACCCTCCCTGAGATTCATAGTTGCATTAATCATACCTTCATTAGTTGTTAACAAAGCGGATTCTgaattttcattcattcttaGGCATAACTTGTATCCCTGCACTTCAGAAAACAGagtaatacaaaataaaaaagatgaagcTAGGGGTAAAGAGTTTTACCAATTATTCTATGCACACACCTTGACATATGTTTCGAATATACTACTACTTTTAGAGTTTACAATGATTCAAAATGCATCTTcgtttacagatttcagaatctGTATTACCACTACAACAATACTTTGAACAGCTGAAGTACTCAAGTGCACTTCAATTTCATCCACCTAggatttttcaaaagatatcttTGAACAacaaagaagataaatttttgGTTCATTGACATTTAAACTTCAGAATCGTAAGCTCTAAACCTAAAATATGCCTTCTTATCTTCAACAAAGAAGATAACAAAGAAGTTACCTTTCCTTATGATCCATTGTTTGAGAACTCATCTTTTCTTGAGAGTTTTCATCTATATTTCGAACTGCTAGAGTGCATAATGTAGTGCTAAGTTAGGATCCAATACAAAAACGGATGGAGGATGGATCGCTCTGCCAGAAACTTTGACGTGCGATCTTTTGAATTTAGCACTATATATTGGTTCTTTGGGTTTTGGATTGAGTAaaaggtggtgtatgagatctcacattacttacGAGAGAGAAGTTATTGTAGTTTATATTGATCCTAAATGGTTTCAATTGTACCATTGATTTATTCATTTGGAGTATAAGCCTAGATGTAAGTTGGGCTTTCTTGAGTCGacacataaaaaacaaaagaaagcaaTTTTTTGTCACCTTTTAAAGTTGCTTCTTCCAAGGCTTCTAGTTGGGGTGCCTTACATTTGTTTGTGTTCTGTATGAAATTGACACTGTCTTTGTCTTTAAGTATTGTTTTTGCCTAATTGGATCTTATGTTTTCAGATGTCAGTGTGTGTGTgattaacttatcaaaaaaaacaaagatgtCAGTGTGATTACTCATAATTTTTCCTCATCATCCATGCAGTACAGGAAACAGCTCAGTGATTTTCTGGATACTCCACTGGGAAGAAGTTTTGCGGTATGTATACCTCAAAATTTTGCAGCATGTTACACTTAATAGTTAATGGTGTTTTCTATGACAATTATTGTTGGTTACACTTTATATTATTTGACAGATGGCCCTGATTGAAATACATTCTTGTGATTATTCAGTTTTGATTGTGTTTTAGTTTTAGAGAAAACTGTTTCCTCGGAATTTTGTCTCAGCAGCTGATTAAGGTTTTGGAGGGAAACACAACTGGGAGAAATTATTGAACCTCTCTTTTGACCTTAAGATATTTTAGTAGTGATCGTTCTAGAAACTACCAAACACAAAGctgaatcatatatatttaatctTGCCTATTCTTGTACCACAGTTATGCTATTGCACATATTTTGTTTGGTAGGtaagtgaggaagaaagagaaaaaaaaaaaatgcaggtTAGAACTCCTAGGGAATGACACTCATGGATCTGTAGGAATCAAAACTTTGCCTTTGAATGCCATATCCCTTCTGTCTGCTGCTGTCTTTGGTTTTAAATAGACATGAGTGACTTGCACATATACAACCTTTGTGAAATCACTACtagtcccaaaagcttaagttgatgggaagaggtagattttattatttgtatttttgtttcaaGACTCCCTCACGTGTGGGCCAAGCTCGTCAAGAAGTGGGTCAtcacatagaatatttaattgattGGGTGAACTATAGAGTTAGGGCTCGAATTCAGGACTCCTGCTTTGGTATCATGTAAAATCACTACTAGTCCCAAAAACATAAGCTGATAGgaaaatgtagattttttttttttataagtaataaagaTCTTATtcatacgaatgaaataggcatcgcccgtgtacacatgaagtatacgaaagaaaacacctaattacattctagctAAGGAAAGATAGTCATGGACATTGTTTCCGTCAagtacaatggctgaaaaccttAACATTAAAGTGcgcataaaaaaattctgaagttcCTCCATTGTGTGTTCTCCCTATCTtgaaaacatctctcattccTCTCAGACCATgtgcaccacatgatacacatgGTCCACAAGATTGAAATTAAGCATGGGGCCATGTTTTTTTCTCACAACAAACTAGTGAAGATTGCTGATTCAccttctgtaaaaaaaaataataataaataaataaataaataaaactgtgCTATTCCACATTGCAAATCTAGCTTGTCCTTTAGTGCAACTTTTCCTGCCGGATTGGATATGTACATGTTACAGGGTGCAGATACTAAATGTTTGCCAGCTCTATAGCTGTGATACAACTTGCTGGCACTTTTCTCACTTCTTTTCTCGTTGATCAATCAAGGTTGGGTTTCTAATGGTGAAGCCTTCACCTAACACAAGACTCTTGTTTAAAATGACTTATTTACGGTGGCTTGTAAAATGACTTATTTACTCAACACACAAgattcctatgtacttgggctatgccaacttttatattatgaatttgtACCCTCGTTTCCTCTCCCTTTCACCATAGCCTTGGGGGAAGGAGGTGTTGGAAAGGGGTGGAAGTGGGGAGAGACATTGTATTAATAAGTATATTCAGGAAAATTATTCTTGAATATGTATTCATGTTTTCTCTTTGTGGATTCTGGATGTCAGCTCTGCAAATGTTTTCTTAGCTCACTTGATGTAGTTTTTCcactttcttgttttctttttgtagacTATTCTCTTCCTCTGGCTTGCATTATCTGGATGGCTTTTTCGGTTCTTGATATTTGCGGTATGGATACTTCCATTTGCCGGTCCTCTTCTCATTGGGACTATTGCCAATAACCTTGTTATAAAGGTATGGCCAGTTCTTGTTCAACTTTTGCCTGCAATGTGCATGCATATGtgctcatataattttattattgctCTCTGTTACTAGTTGCATTGTATACCATTATCAGGTTTGCTTTGTACCTCATAAACTCAAATGAGTTTTAGGACAGAAGTCAAcctgatgagatgagataaccAAGTGACTCTCTTTGTTTGAACTTTCTAGCTGTTAGCATTCCACTGAAATTTTGGCATCTTGTCTGTATAGCTTTTGCAACTACTAAATGAAAAGGGAGACCCTtactataattctttttgtCTGTATTCAGGTTGAGTCCCTCAGACTCTCGCGATTATAATATCATTGCTTTTACTTATGCAAAAATCCTCCATTGGCATATGCACctcttttttatcaaataattcatttggttttgaaaattgtTAAATGGTGGAAATAGTTTCTGCTGATTTTGGGCCtgtcatttaaataaataatttcttaattattttgggtaggaatttaaatattttcatccTACTTAATTATGCCCTCTAACTCAGTTCAATAATTGTATTTGAACTATTTTGTATGTATAGCTTGTTCACACGTGTCAGATATTGTCAAAGATAATCATGTTTCCTTAGCATGAAATAGTAGTGATCAATATAAGTCATTTTGGTTGTTAGCTTTTCTTGATGTGCCGTGTTGATAAAtttacccctctctctctctctctctctctctctctctcatatatatatatatatatttatatatatcgtaACATGTTATTCACACCATTTTGCTCTAAAATTGGACAGGGGGCTTGCCCAGCCTGTAAGAGGCAATTTGCTGGTTACAAGAACCAAATAATTCGTTGTACAAGCTGTGGAAACATCGTCTGGCAGCCAAAAGGGGACTTCTTTTCAAGAGACAGCAGAGGCAACACTACTTCAAAGTCGGAGCCTGACATTATTGATGTAGACTTTGAGGAGAAATGACAGGATACCCAGGTAGTAGTGCCATGGCGGACATAGTATACAGAGAGCTATGAGAATGCAAGTCTTTTCGCTGTTCATCTGTTCTGATATTTAGtctcatatatttttcatgtttggTGTTAATTTTTCTTCCTGTAACTTGAAAGTGCTTATAATTTTTGCTGGATAACGAGGatctgtatattttttattttttttttaaattaggaaTACCACGATGTCTTGTTCAGCACAGAAATCTTCATATTGATGGTAGGCGGCCATATCATCTTAAGAGAATCTGCTCACCTTAGCTTTTGCAAACACAATCTTTTCAGAGTAGGGTGAAGTTAGTTATTTAGTTATGTTTGCTGttatcctttggaccttcggtaGCACTAATCTAGTGAAGTCTTACTGTCATTTATTCTTAATGCATGAAGTTCATTGATTTATAACCCACGGTTTGAGGCCTAGTCCACGTATGGCATGCATGTTATATAGATCCGATT
Protein-coding sequences here:
- the LOC108998896 gene encoding SWR1 complex subunit 2, with the translated sequence METSKDSEAPIFLDRGSRATRGKRMTRLLDEEVEEDELFWNQDALKDEENDINYEAEPEVADEFDSDFDEDEPEPDEEVDNDADDRTRTKKRLIFPGKPVPKKKKKKKILSKLEAGTKDEKPTQKSASPEHHDVPDENEGERTVRKSTRTSVIVRQAERDAIRAALQATMKPIKRKKEGEEKRMTQEEMLLEAAQTEIMNLRNLERVLAREEEVKKRAIVHKAVYSGPQIRYYSKDGSSYLEFSKGLSFQSEISTLSVPYPEKAVCAVTGLPARYRDPKTGLPYATKEAFKIIRERFADESSGVPKDMDMGDLFDSLSAKGFSAKRKRSVTSNKSEVSYFRYLARFRRIPALESDSYADDDE
- the LOC108998901 gene encoding uncharacterized protein LOC108998901, translating into MATTLPWQPPLQLKPRHHIPMPYLTRQATSVRQLAPIRAFRRSDIDGFARRMVSGEAWRDAWRSANDGFEQLAFETKKAAERLDRRYSVSRRLSSVARSASERARDIDREFEIGLRWRTFTMDFNRNLPRYRKQLSDFLDTPLGRSFATILFLWLALSGWLFRFLIFAVWILPFAGPLLIGTIANNLVIKGACPACKRQFAGYKNQIIRCTSCGNIVWQPKGDFFSRDSRGNTTSKSEPDIIDVDFEEK